A region of Actinomycetota bacterium DNA encodes the following proteins:
- a CDS encoding aspartate aminotransferase family protein: protein MSHLWHPFADMRAVDTAGPLVIERGEGVHVWDEQGRRYLDATASLWYCNVGFGRGELAEAAEAQLRTLAAYSIFGDLTNRPAEALADRVSELAPVPDSRVFLTSGGSDSIDTATKMARRYWQLRDRPERTIFINRERAYHGMHLGGTSLAGIDANAQGHGTFVGEVSRVAWDDPSALRSTIEQLGPDRVAAFFCEPVIGAGGVFAPPPGYLAEVRDICRTHDVLFVADEVITGFGRAGDWFASGRWELEPDLITCAKGITSGYLPMGAVIAAPRVYEPFAAGSAMWRHGYTYSGHATVAAVALANIDVLAREDLPARSLQLEKQLAETLRPLKAHPLVEEVRAGTGVLAAVQPVSEALADPAYSSRLVTACREAGVITRSLATGALQISPALVIEHEGLDELVGGISQALDAVEPQVS, encoded by the coding sequence ATGAGCCATCTCTGGCATCCGTTCGCCGACATGCGCGCCGTAGACACCGCAGGACCCCTCGTGATCGAGCGCGGCGAGGGCGTGCACGTGTGGGATGAACAGGGCCGACGCTACCTCGATGCGACCGCATCGCTGTGGTACTGCAACGTCGGATTCGGACGCGGGGAACTCGCCGAAGCCGCCGAGGCTCAGCTGCGCACGCTCGCCGCATATTCGATCTTCGGCGATCTCACGAACCGCCCCGCCGAGGCGCTCGCAGACCGGGTGAGCGAGCTCGCTCCCGTCCCCGACTCCCGTGTGTTCCTCACGAGCGGCGGCTCGGACTCGATCGATACCGCGACCAAGATGGCACGGCGCTACTGGCAGCTGCGCGATCGCCCGGAGCGCACGATCTTCATCAACCGCGAGCGCGCCTATCACGGGATGCACCTCGGCGGGACGAGTCTCGCGGGGATCGACGCGAACGCGCAGGGCCACGGCACGTTCGTCGGGGAGGTCTCGCGGGTCGCGTGGGACGACCCCTCCGCGCTCCGCTCGACGATCGAGCAGCTCGGCCCCGACCGCGTGGCCGCCTTCTTCTGCGAACCGGTGATCGGTGCCGGGGGTGTGTTCGCCCCGCCGCCGGGCTATCTCGCCGAGGTCCGCGACATCTGCCGCACCCACGACGTCCTGTTCGTCGCCGACGAGGTCATCACCGGATTCGGTCGCGCGGGCGACTGGTTCGCGAGCGGCCGGTGGGAGCTCGAGCCCGACCTCATCACCTGCGCCAAGGGCATCACGAGCGGCTACCTCCCGATGGGAGCCGTCATCGCCGCGCCACGCGTCTACGAACCGTTCGCGGCCGGGTCGGCGATGTGGCGGCACGGCTACACCTACAGCGGACACGCGACGGTCGCGGCGGTCGCGCTCGCCAACATCGACGTGCTCGCGCGCGAGGACCTGCCCGCTCGGTCCCTCCAGCTGGAGAAGCAGCTCGCCGAGACGCTGCGACCCCTCAAGGCCCACCCACTCGTGGAGGAGGTCCGCGCCGGGACGGGGGTCCTGGCCGCCGTCCAGCCCGTCTCCGAGGCGCTCGCCGATCCAGCCTATTCGTCGCGGCTCGTCACGGCATGTCGCGAGGCGGGCGTGATCACGCGTTCCCTCGCGACCGGTGCGCTCCAGATCTCTCCGGCGCTCGTGATCGAGCACGAGGGCCTAGACGAGTTGGTTGGCGGGATCTCGCAGGCGTTGGACGCGGTCGAGCCGCAGGTCAGCTGA
- a CDS encoding maleylpyruvate isomerase family mycothiol-dependent enzyme, translating into MDRTTLVAAARAERAGLGRTIQYAPPESWEQPSACPGWWNRDVMAHLAAQDYAAAQLLAGEDPTELVEYRASLGDEPFTTDGFNERVVNARSGLAYREVLTHWGRAADLVCEGAADLPDEDWNDRRVDWLAGDIGIPYLLQSRVVEWWVHGEDVRAGAGMPERVEHWPIYLTSDLAIRMLPWSLSQAGLDLRGLSVQIDLEGAGLGSWRYGLGAGEVPDPDAKPDAWISGRAKSFALVAARRLDLDGVLDVGNLVVGGEEELGIAVLRALRAYP; encoded by the coding sequence GTGGACAGGACGACGTTGGTCGCGGCGGCCAGGGCCGAGCGTGCGGGACTGGGACGGACGATCCAGTACGCCCCGCCGGAGTCCTGGGAACAGCCGAGCGCATGCCCCGGCTGGTGGAACCGCGACGTGATGGCCCATCTCGCCGCGCAGGACTATGCCGCCGCACAGCTGCTTGCGGGAGAGGACCCGACCGAGCTCGTCGAGTACCGGGCCTCGCTCGGCGACGAGCCCTTCACGACCGACGGCTTCAACGAGCGCGTCGTGAACGCACGATCGGGGCTCGCCTACCGGGAAGTCCTCACCCACTGGGGCCGCGCGGCCGATCTCGTGTGCGAAGGCGCCGCCGACCTGCCGGACGAGGACTGGAACGACCGCCGGGTCGACTGGCTGGCCGGAGACATCGGGATCCCGTATCTGCTGCAGTCACGGGTCGTCGAATGGTGGGTCCACGGCGAGGACGTTCGCGCGGGGGCCGGGATGCCCGAACGCGTGGAACATTGGCCGATCTACCTCACGAGCGATCTCGCGATCCGGATGCTGCCATGGTCGCTGTCCCAGGCGGGTCTTGATCTGCGGGGACTCTCGGTCCAGATCGACCTCGAGGGTGCAGGTCTCGGCTCGTGGCGGTACGGCCTCGGCGCCGGCGAGGTTCCCGACCCTGACGCGAAGCCGGACGCATGGATCTCCGGACGGGCGAAGTCCTTCGCCCTCGTGGCCGCCCGCCGGCTCGACCTCGATGGTGTGCTCGATGTCGGCAACCTCGTCGTGGGCGGCGAAGAGGAACTCGGCATCGCCGTCCTCCGGGCGCTACGCGCCTACCCCTGA
- a CDS encoding SUF system NifU family Fe-S cluster assembly protein → MALDDIYKEVILDHYKNPRNKRELAGADRSNHQNNPLCGDEITVFVNTDGDALAEVAFQGAGCSISQSSASMMTEAVQGVDAAAALKLASDFRGMMAGELEPDEDEFGDLIALKGVVKYPIRIKCAVLAWDVLQEALTGADGEASGAASHTVGG, encoded by the coding sequence TTGGCACTCGACGATATCTACAAAGAGGTCATCCTCGACCACTACAAGAACCCGCGGAACAAGCGCGAGCTCGCCGGGGCCGACCGATCGAACCATCAGAACAACCCGCTGTGCGGGGACGAGATCACCGTCTTCGTGAACACCGACGGGGACGCGCTCGCAGAGGTGGCGTTCCAGGGTGCGGGGTGTTCGATCTCGCAGAGCTCTGCGTCGATGATGACCGAGGCCGTCCAGGGCGTCGATGCAGCCGCCGCGCTGAAGCTCGCGTCCGACTTCCGAGGCATGATGGCCGGCGAGCTTGAGCCCGACGAGGACGAGTTCGGAGACCTGATCGCGCTGAAGGGCGTGGTCAAGTACCCGATCCGGATCAAGTGCGCGGTGCTCGCCTGGGACGTGCTGCAGGAGGCGCTGACCGGAGCCGACGGTGAAGCATCGGGCGCTGCGTCGCACACGGTCGGCGGGTAA
- the metH gene encoding methionine synthase, producing the protein MTGVRDRLDALLAQRILVLDGAMATAIQDHGLTEQDFRGERFADHPSELGGNNDLLVLTRPDVIGAIHRGHLGAGADIVSTDTFNANAISQTDYGLTDAVRDLNLEAARIAREACDATGPDRFVAGSVGPTNVSLSISPRVNEPAFRSHTFDQVYEAYAEQIRALVDGGADLLLIETIFDTLNAKAAIAAALDVAPDVPRMISVTITDKSGRTLSGQTIEAFWLSIMHADPFSVGVNCALGAEEMRPYVETLSRLAPAATTCHPNAGLPNAFGGYDEVPEITCRWLGEYARDGLLNVVGGCCGTTDDHIRAIADAVRELPPRPIPEPPAERMTAFSGLEPFTITPETGFVMIGERQNVTGSAKFRRLIESGDFQGAVEVALDQVRSGANLLDVNMDADLLEGADAMTTFLNFIATEPEIARVAVMVDSSKWEVLEAGLKCLQGRSVVNSISLKEGEDAFLDHAARAKRYGAAVVVMAFDETGQADTVKRKVEISERAYRLLIERAGFDPADIIFDPNILAIATGIEEHSEFGKAFIEATREIKARCPGSHVSGGVSNLSFSFRGNEPVRQAIHSAFLYHAIRAGLDMAIVNAGQLMVYEDIPPDLLEHVEDIIFNRREDATERMVTFADSFKGEGAQRVVDDTWRQGTVQERLSHALVHGIIDHIEADTEEARTAYDRPLEVIEGPLMDGMKIVGDLFGSGKMFLPQVVKSARVMKKAVAYLEPFMEEEKIRLGVPVGTGQGRIVTATVKGDVHDIGKSIVGVVLACNNYEVIDLGVMVPADQILDTAKDEGCDAVGLSGLITPSLDEMVNVAKEMERRGMQLPLLIGGATTSRQHTAVRIAPAYAQPTVHVLDASRVVGVVSDLLDDGRKVTLDEKNRAEQQRLREQHEERLRTPLLPIRAARERRTPIEWRAEDVPARPFEGARSVEADLETLRGYIDWTFFFTAWELKGRYPAILDHPDHGAAARELFDNANQLLDGIVADGALQARGVYGFWPAHGEGDDVVLGNGVTFPMLRQQTDHGDDRPDRCLADFLAPPESGFDDSIGGFAVTAGLGVDELVKRYEADHDDYNAIMVKSIADRLAEAFAEWLHERARREWGYETDQRSAEDLAAERFRGIRPAFGYPACPDHSEKRKLFELLGAPETGIELTEHFAMMPAASVSGLYFAHPEARYFNVGRLGQDQVEDYARRKGEPLGDVEHWLRPNLAYDPD; encoded by the coding sequence GTGACCGGTGTCCGCGACCGCCTCGACGCGCTCCTCGCCCAACGGATCCTCGTCCTCGACGGGGCCATGGCGACCGCGATCCAGGATCACGGCCTGACCGAGCAGGACTTCCGCGGGGAGCGATTCGCCGACCACCCCTCCGAGCTGGGGGGCAACAACGACCTGCTGGTGCTCACGCGCCCGGACGTGATCGGCGCGATCCATCGCGGCCACCTCGGTGCCGGCGCGGACATCGTGTCGACCGACACGTTCAACGCGAACGCGATCTCCCAGACCGACTACGGGCTGACGGATGCCGTTCGCGACCTGAACCTGGAGGCCGCCCGGATCGCGCGCGAGGCATGCGACGCCACCGGCCCCGATCGCTTCGTCGCCGGATCGGTGGGTCCGACGAACGTGAGCCTGTCGATATCTCCGCGCGTGAACGAGCCCGCGTTCCGTTCCCATACCTTCGATCAGGTCTACGAGGCCTACGCGGAACAGATCCGCGCCCTGGTCGACGGTGGCGCCGACCTCCTGTTGATCGAGACGATCTTCGACACGCTGAACGCGAAGGCCGCGATCGCCGCGGCGCTCGACGTCGCACCCGACGTGCCGCGGATGATCTCGGTGACGATCACCGACAAGAGCGGCCGAACACTGTCGGGGCAGACGATCGAGGCGTTCTGGCTGTCGATCATGCACGCCGATCCGTTCAGCGTCGGCGTCAACTGCGCCCTCGGCGCCGAGGAGATGCGGCCCTACGTCGAAACGTTGTCGCGTCTGGCGCCCGCCGCGACCACGTGCCACCCCAACGCCGGACTGCCGAACGCGTTCGGCGGGTATGACGAGGTGCCCGAGATCACGTGCCGATGGCTCGGGGAGTACGCCCGTGACGGATTGCTGAACGTCGTCGGTGGGTGCTGCGGAACGACCGACGACCACATCCGCGCGATCGCCGATGCGGTCCGGGAGCTGCCCCCGCGCCCGATCCCGGAGCCGCCTGCCGAACGGATGACCGCGTTCAGTGGCCTCGAGCCCTTCACGATCACGCCGGAGACCGGTTTCGTGATGATCGGCGAACGGCAGAACGTGACCGGTTCGGCGAAGTTCCGCCGGCTGATCGAGTCGGGCGACTTCCAGGGCGCCGTCGAGGTCGCGCTCGACCAGGTGCGCAGCGGCGCCAACTTGCTCGACGTGAACATGGACGCCGACCTGCTCGAGGGCGCCGACGCGATGACGACCTTCCTCAACTTCATCGCGACCGAACCGGAGATCGCGCGCGTCGCCGTGATGGTCGACTCGTCGAAATGGGAGGTGCTCGAAGCCGGGCTCAAGTGTCTCCAGGGCCGCAGCGTCGTGAACTCGATCAGCCTCAAGGAGGGCGAGGACGCGTTCCTCGACCACGCGGCCCGCGCGAAGCGGTACGGAGCCGCGGTCGTCGTCATGGCCTTCGACGAGACCGGCCAGGCGGACACGGTCAAGCGCAAGGTCGAGATCAGCGAGCGCGCATATCGCTTGCTCATCGAGCGCGCCGGGTTCGACCCGGCCGACATCATCTTCGACCCGAACATCCTCGCGATCGCGACGGGGATCGAGGAGCACAGCGAGTTCGGCAAGGCCTTCATCGAGGCGACGCGCGAGATCAAGGCGCGTTGCCCGGGCTCGCACGTGTCCGGCGGGGTGTCCAACCTGTCGTTCAGCTTCCGGGGTAACGAGCCCGTGCGCCAGGCGATCCACTCCGCGTTCCTCTACCACGCAATCCGCGCCGGGCTCGACATGGCGATCGTCAACGCCGGACAGCTCATGGTCTACGAAGACATCCCGCCCGATCTGCTCGAGCACGTCGAGGACATCATCTTCAACCGCCGCGAGGACGCCACCGAACGCATGGTGACCTTCGCCGACTCGTTCAAAGGAGAGGGCGCCCAGCGCGTCGTCGACGACACCTGGCGTCAGGGAACGGTCCAGGAACGGCTCTCCCATGCCCTCGTCCACGGGATCATCGATCACATCGAGGCAGACACGGAGGAAGCACGGACGGCCTACGACCGCCCCCTCGAGGTGATCGAGGGGCCCTTGATGGACGGGATGAAGATCGTCGGAGACCTCTTCGGTTCGGGGAAGATGTTCCTCCCGCAGGTCGTCAAGAGCGCGCGCGTGATGAAGAAGGCGGTCGCCTACCTCGAACCGTTCATGGAGGAGGAGAAGATCCGTCTCGGCGTCCCCGTGGGAACGGGTCAGGGCAGGATCGTCACGGCGACGGTCAAGGGCGACGTGCACGACATCGGCAAGAGCATCGTGGGCGTCGTCCTGGCCTGCAACAACTACGAGGTGATCGACCTCGGTGTGATGGTCCCCGCGGACCAGATCCTCGACACCGCGAAGGACGAGGGCTGCGACGCGGTCGGCCTCTCGGGACTGATCACGCCGTCGCTGGACGAGATGGTGAACGTCGCCAAAGAGATGGAACGTCGCGGGATGCAGCTCCCGCTGCTGATCGGCGGCGCGACGACCTCCCGGCAACACACCGCCGTGCGGATCGCTCCCGCCTACGCCCAGCCCACGGTGCACGTGCTCGACGCCTCCCGTGTCGTGGGCGTGGTCTCCGACCTGCTCGACGACGGCCGCAAGGTGACGCTCGACGAGAAGAACCGGGCGGAACAGCAGCGATTGCGCGAGCAGCACGAGGAACGGCTGCGCACACCGCTGCTCCCGATCCGCGCGGCCCGCGAGCGACGGACGCCGATCGAGTGGCGCGCCGAGGACGTCCCGGCTCGGCCGTTCGAAGGCGCGCGCTCGGTCGAGGCGGACCTGGAGACCCTGCGCGGCTACATCGACTGGACGTTCTTCTTCACCGCGTGGGAGTTGAAGGGACGCTACCCCGCGATCCTCGACCACCCCGATCACGGAGCGGCGGCGCGAGAGCTGTTCGACAACGCGAACCAGCTGCTCGACGGGATCGTCGCCGACGGAGCGCTCCAGGCGCGCGGCGTCTACGGGTTCTGGCCCGCGCACGGAGAGGGCGACGACGTCGTCCTCGGGAACGGCGTGACCTTCCCGATGTTGCGCCAGCAGACCGACCACGGAGACGACCGTCCGGATCGCTGTCTCGCGGACTTCCTCGCGCCACCGGAGAGCGGGTTCGACGATTCGATCGGGGGGTTCGCGGTGACGGCAGGACTCGGAGTCGACGAGCTCGTGAAGCGCTACGAGGCCGACCACGACGACTACAACGCGATCATGGTCAAGTCGATCGCCGACCGACTCGCCGAGGCGTTCGCGGAGTGGCTCCACGAGCGCGCCCGGCGGGAGTGGGGCTATGAGACCGACCAGCGGTCGGCCGAGGACCTCGCCGCCGAGCGGTTCCGGGGCATCCGCCCGGCGTTCGGCTACCCCGCCTGTCCCGATCACAGCGAGAAGCGCAAGCTCTTCGAACTGCTCGGCGCGCCGGAAACCGGGATCGAGCTGACCGAGCACTTCGCGATGATGCCGGCCGCCTCCGTCAGCGGGCTGTACTTCGCCCATCCCGAGGCGCGGTACTTCAACGTCGGCCGGCTTGGACAGGATCAGGTCGAGGACTACGCGCGCCGCAAGGGCGAGCCGCTCGGCGACGTCGAGCACTGGCTGCGCCCGAACCTCGCCTACGACCCCGACTGA
- a CDS encoding GNAT family N-acetyltransferase — protein sequence MTAASGSPIDATSHSGDTDPGPIRVVFSEDGRDFARRDWTDLVDSDPAGTFFHTPGYLKLYWEEFGETPDHLLLAFAELTDGSQVGAVAFERFGDTLRFLGGTEVTDYLGPVARDGVQRAVAAALFAALGAREDWRSADLRGLVEDGGWPDWLAEAAAAQGMAVKVGEDQNGVAPFLALPGDWDTYLASLPSKMRHEIKRKARKLEAEAGPYAIEFAGPETLVSDLDVFVAMHRSSEGPKGNFMQPGMEIFFRRLGEAFLDDGVFALSFLTIDGAKLAGTIGFRYGGRFLLYNSAFDHEHRWSQLAPGMVLVAEDIRLAIDGGCDAFDLLKGDYAYKYRFGAVKRIVKRLVIER from the coding sequence ATGACAGCGGCCTCCGGCTCCCCGATCGACGCGACCTCCCACAGCGGAGACACCGACCCTGGCCCGATCCGGGTCGTCTTCTCAGAGGACGGCAGGGACTTCGCTCGCCGTGATTGGACCGATCTCGTCGATTCGGACCCCGCAGGAACCTTCTTCCACACGCCCGGGTACCTGAAGTTGTACTGGGAGGAGTTCGGGGAAACGCCCGACCATCTCCTCCTCGCCTTCGCCGAGCTCACCGACGGCAGTCAGGTCGGCGCCGTCGCGTTCGAACGGTTCGGTGACACGCTGCGGTTCCTCGGCGGAACGGAGGTGACCGACTACCTGGGTCCGGTCGCGCGGGACGGTGTGCAGCGCGCGGTGGCCGCGGCGCTGTTTGCCGCGCTGGGGGCGCGCGAGGACTGGCGCAGCGCCGATCTCCGGGGGCTGGTCGAGGACGGTGGCTGGCCCGACTGGTTGGCGGAAGCGGCTGCAGCACAGGGCATGGCGGTGAAGGTCGGCGAGGATCAGAACGGGGTCGCACCGTTCCTCGCTCTGCCCGGCGATTGGGATACCTACCTCGCATCCCTTCCGTCGAAGATGCGACACGAGATCAAACGCAAGGCGCGAAAGCTCGAGGCCGAGGCCGGACCGTACGCGATCGAGTTCGCGGGACCCGAAACGCTCGTGAGCGACCTCGACGTCTTCGTCGCGATGCACCGCTCGAGCGAGGGGCCGAAGGGGAACTTCATGCAGCCGGGCATGGAGATCTTCTTCCGCCGGCTCGGGGAGGCGTTCCTCGACGACGGGGTCTTCGCGCTCTCGTTCCTCACGATCGACGGAGCCAAGCTCGCGGGAACGATCGGGTTCCGGTACGGGGGGCGGTTCCTGCTGTACAACTCTGCGTTCGACCACGAACACCGGTGGTCACAGCTCGCGCCGGGGATGGTGCTCGTGGCAGAGGACATCAGGCTCGCGATCGACGGCGGGTGCGACGCGTTCGATCTGCTGAAGGGGGACTACGCATACAAGTACCGGTTCGGCGCGGTGAAGCGGATCGTGAAACGGCTCGTGATCGAGCGCTGA
- a CDS encoding iron-sulfur cluster assembly accessory protein, with product MITITENAAGKVRDLLVEEGRDDIALRVAVQPGGCSGLRYSMYLDDQVGEKDLAETQFGVRVVIDKMSVPYLSDAKIDFVDSLEASGFTIDNPAAQGGCACGSSFS from the coding sequence ATGATCACGATCACCGAGAACGCCGCCGGCAAGGTCCGGGACCTGCTCGTCGAGGAGGGCCGGGACGACATCGCCCTCCGCGTCGCCGTCCAGCCGGGCGGATGCTCCGGGCTACGGTACTCGATGTACCTGGACGATCAGGTCGGAGAGAAGGACCTCGCCGAGACCCAGTTCGGGGTCCGTGTCGTGATCGACAAGATGAGCGTTCCGTATCTGTCCGACGCCAAGATCGACTTCGTCGACTCCCTCGAAGCCTCGGGCTTCACGATCGACAACCCGGCCGCCCAGGGCGGCTGCGCCTGCGGCAGCTCGTTCAGCTGA
- a CDS encoding cysteine desulfurase, which translates to MAVGEQAMGTAGARLDVAKLREDFPILTRQIEGHPLVYLDSAATSQKPRQVLEAERTFYERHNANAHRGIYQLSEEATELYEGARASIARFLGAPDPATIVSTRGTTEAVNLVAHGWGRKFLHEGDEILLTEMEHHSNIVPWQLAAKATGAVLRYIPITDDGVLDLDALEGLLTERTKLLGVTGMSNALGTITPLPRLIEAAHAVGAVVVVDGAQLVPHARVDVTALDVDFLGFSGHKMLGPTASGALYGKRELLEVMDPFLGGGEMIHEVFPDHSTYKPIPLKFEAGTMNVAQQVALGAAIDYLERLGMDAVRQHEREITAYALQRLLEAGATVFGPTDPDLRGGAVSFWYKDVHPHDIATILNEQGVAVRAGHHCAQLVMRRFGTPATARASFYVYNTPAEVDVLIEALAKAEDVFAF; encoded by the coding sequence ATGGCGGTCGGCGAGCAGGCGATGGGCACGGCGGGAGCGAGGCTCGACGTCGCGAAGCTCCGCGAGGACTTCCCGATCCTGACGCGACAGATCGAGGGGCATCCGCTCGTCTACCTCGACAGCGCCGCCACCTCCCAGAAGCCTCGCCAAGTGCTGGAAGCCGAACGCACCTTCTACGAGCGTCACAACGCGAACGCCCACCGCGGGATCTACCAGCTCTCCGAAGAGGCCACCGAGCTGTACGAGGGAGCCCGCGCGTCGATCGCCCGGTTCCTCGGTGCACCCGATCCCGCGACGATCGTGTCGACGCGCGGGACCACCGAGGCGGTGAACCTCGTCGCGCACGGCTGGGGCCGCAAGTTCCTGCACGAGGGCGACGAGATCCTGCTCACCGAGATGGAGCACCACTCCAACATCGTTCCCTGGCAGCTCGCGGCGAAGGCGACCGGAGCCGTCCTGCGGTACATCCCGATTACCGACGACGGCGTGCTCGACCTCGACGCGCTGGAGGGGCTGCTGACCGAGCGGACGAAACTGCTGGGTGTGACGGGCATGTCGAACGCCCTGGGGACGATCACCCCGCTGCCGCGCCTGATCGAGGCCGCGCATGCCGTCGGAGCCGTGGTCGTGGTCGACGGTGCGCAGCTCGTGCCGCACGCGCGGGTCGATGTGACCGCGCTCGACGTCGATTTCCTCGGGTTCAGCGGCCACAAGATGCTGGGACCGACCGCCTCCGGCGCGCTCTACGGCAAGCGCGAACTGCTCGAGGTGATGGATCCCTTCCTCGGCGGAGGGGAGATGATCCACGAGGTCTTCCCCGACCACAGCACCTACAAGCCGATCCCGCTGAAGTTCGAGGCGGGAACGATGAACGTCGCGCAGCAGGTCGCCCTCGGTGCCGCGATCGACTACCTCGAGCGGTTGGGGATGGATGCCGTGCGGCAGCACGAGCGCGAGATCACCGCGTACGCGCTCCAGCGCCTGCTCGAGGCCGGCGCGACCGTGTTCGGTCCGACCGATCCCGACCTACGCGGAGGGGCGGTGTCGTTCTGGTACAAGGACGTGCATCCCCACGACATCGCGACGATCCTCAACGAGCAGGGGGTCGCCGTGCGAGCGGGGCACCACTGCGCCCAGCTCGTGATGCGGCGTTTCGGGACGCCCGCGACGGCGCGTGCGTCGTTCTACGTGTACAACACGCCCGCCGAGGTCGACGTCCTGATCGAGGCGCTGGCGAAGGCGGAGGACGTGTTCGCCTTCTAG
- a CDS encoding cyclic nucleotide-binding domain-containing protein: MSKTPIDLLTTRSKPSTRGPVTPKPVASKVRRRSADALAGVPLFSGLSRRHLNQLADVVDEVRFRPGTAVIREGDLGQTLFVILEGQAKVTRGGRTLTKLGPGEFFGEISLLDRGPRTASVGAQTPLVTVRLFRREFLKLARSEPKMAERVLETLAGRLRAAEKLLTS, from the coding sequence ATGAGCAAAACGCCGATCGACCTGCTGACGACGCGATCGAAGCCCTCCACCCGGGGGCCGGTCACTCCCAAGCCCGTCGCTTCCAAGGTGCGGCGCCGCAGCGCGGACGCCCTCGCCGGGGTCCCGTTGTTCTCCGGCCTGTCCCGTCGGCACCTCAACCAGCTCGCCGACGTGGTCGACGAGGTGCGGTTCCGTCCGGGCACCGCGGTGATCCGGGAAGGCGACCTGGGGCAGACCCTGTTCGTGATCCTCGAGGGCCAGGCGAAGGTGACCCGAGGGGGCCGGACCCTGACCAAGCTCGGCCCCGGCGAGTTCTTCGGCGAGATCTCGTTGCTCGATCGCGGGCCGCGCACGGCATCCGTCGGGGCGCAGACCCCCCTCGTCACCGTGCGCCTGTTCCGCCGCGAGTTCCTCAAGCTGGCTCGGTCCGAGCCGAAGATGGCTGAGCGGGTACTGGAGACGCTCGCGGGTCGCCTGCGGGCGGCCGAGAAGCTCCTGACGAGCTAG
- a CDS encoding glycerate kinase: MQVLVAPDKFRGTLTAAQAAEAIATGWQRARPDDRVVRVPMADGGEGTLDALVAAGKGEIDSATVSGPLGDPVTAEFGIVPTAQGRSVVIEMARASGLELVSEGRRDPLRATTYGTGELMRTAIERYAPTSMLVCIGGSATTDGGAGMARALGARLPKADGTPIEPGGLGLLDLATIDLGELPRVTGAIRFDVASDVDNPLVGPTGAAAVYGPQKGATPENIALLDRALGHFAAIFGRDLGIDLRDSPGAGAAGGLGAGLMGFLGARLRPGVEVVMDAVGFAERLGDADLVITGEGRFDASSMRGKTVGGVLTTARLSKVPVVVVCGRADMQVPDIRVRSLVERFGLPRAMEDTRRALQDLAAEMAADPVDPAGV; encoded by the coding sequence ATGCAGGTTCTCGTGGCGCCCGACAAGTTCCGTGGAACGCTGACCGCGGCGCAGGCCGCCGAGGCGATCGCGACCGGGTGGCAGCGTGCACGACCCGACGATCGGGTCGTGCGGGTCCCGATGGCCGACGGGGGCGAGGGTACGCTCGATGCGCTCGTTGCCGCCGGCAAGGGTGAGATCGACAGCGCCACCGTTTCGGGCCCGCTCGGCGATCCGGTCACCGCCGAGTTCGGGATCGTGCCGACCGCCCAGGGGCGTTCGGTGGTGATCGAGATGGCCAGAGCCTCCGGGCTGGAGCTCGTGTCCGAGGGGCGACGTGATCCCTTGCGCGCTACGACGTACGGGACCGGCGAGCTGATGCGAACCGCGATAGAACGTTACGCGCCCACCTCGATGCTCGTATGCATCGGGGGCAGTGCGACGACCGACGGCGGGGCCGGGATGGCGCGGGCGCTGGGGGCCCGGCTGCCGAAGGCGGACGGTACGCCGATCGAGCCGGGCGGACTCGGCCTCCTCGACCTCGCGACGATCGATCTCGGGGAGCTGCCGCGCGTCACCGGGGCGATCCGGTTCGATGTCGCAAGCGACGTGGACAACCCGCTCGTCGGCCCGACCGGCGCGGCAGCCGTCTATGGCCCGCAGAAGGGTGCGACACCCGAGAACATCGCGCTGCTCGATCGGGCCCTCGGGCATTTCGCCGCGATCTTCGGGCGGGATCTCGGTATCGACCTCCGCGACTCGCCCGGCGCGGGTGCCGCGGGGGGACTGGGTGCGGGGCTGATGGGGTTCCTCGGGGCTCGACTGCGTCCCGGTGTCGAGGTCGTGATGGATGCCGTGGGGTTCGCCGAGCGCCTCGGCGATGCCGACCTCGTGATCACCGGCGAAGGACGCTTCGATGCGTCCTCGATGCGCGGGAAGACGGTCGGGGGGGTCCTGACGACCGCCCGCCTCTCGAAGGTGCCCGTGGTGGTCGTCTGTGGACGGGCCGACATGCAGGTTCCCGACATCCGGGTCCGGTCCCTGGTCGAGCGGTTCGGACTCCCTCGGGCCATGGAGGACACGCGCCGGGCCCTACAGGATCTCGCCGCCGAGATGGCGGCCGACCCGGTGGACCCGGCCGGGGTCTGA